A region from the Gemmatimonadaceae bacterium genome encodes:
- a CDS encoding pyridoxamine 5'-phosphate oxidase family protein — protein MPDHAAPNFRPLERDESQAILSRNHVGRIAYSFHDRVDIEPISYVCDGGWIYGRTSPGTKLTTLSHHRWVAFEVDEIDGPFDWRSVVVHGTVYWLTSDLSDASEDEVQAGLTLLRTVFPETLTGDDPTPFRTVLFRLSTSEITGRCASSQPAAARATDARSSNRAPERA, from the coding sequence ATGCCTGACCACGCAGCGCCGAACTTTCGCCCGTTGGAGCGGGACGAAAGCCAGGCGATTTTGTCGCGCAACCATGTTGGGCGCATCGCCTACAGCTTTCACGACCGCGTCGACATCGAGCCAATCAGCTACGTGTGCGACGGCGGGTGGATCTATGGCCGTACCTCGCCTGGCACCAAGCTCACGACGCTCAGCCACCATCGGTGGGTCGCATTCGAGGTCGATGAAATCGACGGCCCGTTCGATTGGCGCAGCGTGGTCGTGCACGGCACGGTGTACTGGCTGACGTCCGATCTATCAGACGCGTCGGAGGACGAAGTGCAAGCGGGCCTGACACTGCTGCGCACCGTCTTTCCGGAAACGCTGACCGGGGATGATCCGACGCCGTTTCGCACGGTGCTGTTCCGTCTATCGACGTCCGAGATCACGGGGCGTTGCGCCAGCAGTCAGCCCGCCGCCGCGCGGGCGACTGACGCGCGCTCCTCGAACCGCGCGCCGGAGCGGGCATGA
- a CDS encoding universal stress protein: MPTLRAKKSSKRVRRQPARSAKSHAALRVLVALDEAGAHANAVIDTAMALTKAHRAKAEAMSVVDPMAAAWLTVGVPVATAGEAMVRGEQRLRRLEIRRYLADRTGARPPWRIRVPLGRPADAILDAAHGADLVIMGLRRERLIERIVHDATTPHVVRECSVPVLAVSSELRGMPRTVVIAADFSPESNAAARLACRLFTGCARLVFVHIESDFDAAIANLDEVTRMVRENDWAAAFQGLIETLSVPAGAKVETVVVHGTVPRTLLAFAGRRGADVLVVGRQRHDGDESLLVGSVTAALVRRAPCSLLITPPAV; encoded by the coding sequence ATGCCTACGTTGCGAGCGAAGAAATCATCCAAACGCGTGCGGCGGCAGCCGGCGAGGTCAGCCAAATCGCACGCGGCGCTGCGAGTGCTGGTCGCGCTCGACGAAGCAGGTGCGCACGCCAATGCGGTGATCGACACGGCGATGGCGTTGACGAAAGCGCATCGCGCGAAAGCCGAAGCGATGAGCGTCGTCGATCCCATGGCGGCGGCGTGGCTGACCGTCGGCGTGCCGGTCGCCACCGCCGGTGAGGCGATGGTACGTGGCGAGCAGCGGCTGCGGCGGCTCGAGATCCGCCGGTATCTGGCCGACCGCACCGGCGCCCGGCCCCCGTGGCGCATTCGCGTTCCGTTAGGAAGGCCGGCCGACGCCATCCTCGATGCCGCGCACGGCGCGGACCTGGTGATCATGGGCTTGCGCCGCGAGCGGCTCATCGAGCGGATCGTGCACGACGCGACGACGCCGCACGTCGTGCGCGAGTGCAGCGTCCCCGTGCTGGCGGTGTCATCGGAGCTGCGCGGAATGCCCCGCACCGTTGTGATCGCGGCCGACTTCAGCCCGGAAAGCAACGCCGCGGCACGCTTGGCGTGCCGGTTGTTCACAGGGTGCGCGAGACTCGTTTTCGTGCACATCGAGTCCGACTTCGACGCGGCGATCGCGAATCTCGATGAAGTCACGCGGATGGTCCGCGAAAACGATTGGGCCGCGGCGTTCCAGGGTCTCATCGAGACACTGTCGGTGCCAGCAGGGGCAAAGGTGGAGACGGTGGTGGTGCACGGCACCGTGCCTCGAACGCTGCTCGCCTTCGCCGGGCGTCGTGGCGCCGACGTGCTCGTGGTCGGGCGACAACGGCACGATGGCGACGAGAGCCTGCTCGTCGGTTCCGTGACCGCCGCACTGGTGCGCCGCGCGCCGTGTTCCCTGTTGATTACGCCGCCCGCGGTCTGA
- a CDS encoding BON domain-containing protein — protein sequence MSTATRDHQMQRDVLDALAQDTKLRAGEVAVSVRDGVVTLSGIVRTYDEKCEALDVALRCRGVNAVADEVKVRVPAAFGPSDSDMAEGLLRTLTDELRVPVGDVHITVQNGWVTLTGEVGRRDQCDAVERAARRLLGFTGLSNLIRTAGTSPRHAPSPPAAASPNGPAAGLGAPARARPEIR from the coding sequence ATGTCTACAGCGACCCGTGATCACCAAATGCAACGCGACGTGCTGGACGCGCTCGCGCAGGACACGAAGCTGCGGGCCGGCGAAGTCGCGGTGTCCGTTCGAGATGGCGTCGTCACGCTGAGCGGCATCGTTCGTACGTACGACGAAAAATGCGAGGCGCTCGACGTCGCGCTCCGTTGTCGCGGCGTGAACGCGGTAGCCGATGAAGTGAAAGTTCGTGTGCCCGCAGCGTTCGGACCCTCGGACAGCGACATGGCAGAGGGGCTGCTTCGAACGCTGACCGACGAGCTTCGCGTCCCCGTGGGCGACGTGCACATCACCGTGCAGAACGGATGGGTGACGCTCACCGGCGAGGTTGGGCGGCGGGACCAGTGCGATGCGGTGGAGCGCGCGGCGCGCCGGCTGCTCGGCTTCACGGGCCTCTCGAACCTCATCCGCACGGCGGGCACGAGCCCGCGCCATGCGCCGTCGCCACCGGCGGCCGCATCGCCTAACGGTCCGGCCGCCGGACTCGGGGCGCCGGCGCGCGCGAGGCCGGAGATTCGTTAG
- a CDS encoding universal stress protein, protein MYKRILVPLDGSALAEHALPAAIAIAPVRAYAYAGAATTLDAGATRARVSSTRDELAAIALRMRSRAEPNGIDIEIGIDVHPASSLLDAMAESGVDLVAMSNRACVPARITARSAVEQVACSSALRC, encoded by the coding sequence ATGTACAAACGGATTCTGGTCCCGCTGGATGGGAGCGCCCTGGCTGAACACGCGCTGCCTGCGGCCATCGCGATCGCGCCGGTCCGTGCGTACGCGTATGCCGGGGCCGCGACGACGCTCGATGCCGGCGCCACGCGCGCCCGCGTGTCGAGCACCCGGGACGAGCTGGCGGCGATCGCATTGCGGATGCGGAGCCGGGCCGAGCCTAACGGAATCGACATCGAGATCGGCATCGACGTGCATCCGGCGTCGAGCCTGCTCGATGCGATGGCCGAGAGCGGGGTGGACCTCGTGGCCATGTCGAACCGTGCGTGCGTCCCCGCGCGAATCACCGCGCGGAGCGCGGTCGAGCAGGTGGCGTGCTCCTCCGCGCTCCGATGTTGA
- a CDS encoding heavy metal translocating P-type ATPase, which yields MSSTAVPASALLLLGAGAVARLGWPATRAGTIIWTVGLLVTGAPTVFHTLRNVVAGRFAADLVATLAIIGAVWLAQPVAGLVIVLMQTGGEALERFAEGRASDAVRALEEAAPRTAHRIQGAQLEDIGVDDIRVGDVLLVRPGELMPSDSLVIDGRSHVDVSRLTGEPLPVSAQAGARLMSGTVNGEGTLTVRALAVAGESQYAHIVALVASAQASKARLQRLADRYAVWFTPFTLAVCAVVFAVTRDPVRVLAVLVVATPCPLILATPIAFIGGINLAAQRHIIVRTGDALERLAGITTLVFDKTGTLTIGRPAVHRVVPARGLTENDVLRAAGAVEQGSSHLLARTLVEAAEERGVALPPARHVIESAGRGVTGEVEDRRVSVGARSFVLAQYPDIAAGLDELDHAGGLEAYVAIDGRAAGVVEYADRLRPELHAAMAQLARLGLTDSVLLSGDRVANARAVAAAAGIEEIAGDLMPEDKVDAVRRLVAEGRGVLMVGDGTNDAPALSAATVGVALAGHGGGITAEAADVVVLTDDLRSVPEVIGIGRRTMRIARQSIRVGLGLSGLAMVFAAFGLIAPAVGAVLQEIIDIAVIVNALRARRPGPSSPAQRTGGGAGECVSAPRRGVARHGVG from the coding sequence TTGAGCAGCACGGCCGTGCCGGCGAGCGCGCTCCTGCTTCTCGGCGCGGGCGCCGTGGCGCGCCTTGGGTGGCCGGCGACTCGTGCCGGCACAATCATCTGGACCGTCGGCCTGCTCGTTACCGGTGCGCCCACGGTGTTTCACACGCTGCGCAACGTGGTCGCCGGTCGCTTTGCTGCGGACCTCGTTGCCACCCTGGCGATCATCGGCGCGGTCTGGCTCGCCCAACCCGTGGCCGGGTTGGTGATCGTCCTGATGCAGACCGGCGGCGAGGCCCTCGAGCGCTTTGCCGAAGGACGCGCATCGGACGCCGTGCGCGCGCTGGAAGAGGCGGCGCCGCGCACCGCGCACCGGATCCAGGGTGCGCAACTCGAGGACATCGGCGTCGATGACATCCGCGTCGGCGATGTGCTCCTCGTTAGGCCCGGCGAGCTGATGCCGTCCGATTCGCTCGTCATCGATGGGCGCTCGCACGTGGACGTTTCGCGGCTGACGGGCGAACCGCTGCCGGTGTCGGCGCAGGCCGGTGCACGGCTCATGAGCGGCACCGTGAACGGCGAAGGCACGTTGACGGTGCGCGCGCTTGCCGTCGCGGGCGAGAGCCAGTACGCGCACATCGTGGCGCTCGTCGCGTCGGCACAGGCGAGCAAGGCGCGGCTGCAGCGGCTCGCCGACCGCTACGCCGTGTGGTTCACGCCCTTCACGCTCGCGGTGTGCGCGGTCGTGTTTGCGGTCACGCGCGATCCGGTTCGCGTGCTGGCGGTGTTGGTCGTGGCCACGCCGTGTCCGCTCATTCTCGCGACGCCGATCGCGTTCATCGGCGGGATCAACCTCGCGGCGCAGCGCCACATCATCGTCCGCACGGGTGACGCGCTCGAGCGCCTCGCCGGCATCACGACGCTGGTGTTCGACAAGACGGGCACCTTGACCATCGGACGTCCGGCCGTGCATCGGGTCGTGCCGGCTCGCGGCCTAACAGAGAACGATGTTCTCCGCGCCGCCGGGGCCGTGGAGCAGGGATCGAGCCATCTCCTGGCGCGCACGTTGGTCGAAGCGGCCGAGGAGCGCGGCGTCGCGCTGCCCCCGGCACGCCACGTGATCGAGTCGGCGGGGCGCGGTGTGACCGGGGAGGTCGAAGACCGCCGCGTGAGCGTCGGCGCGCGGTCGTTCGTCCTGGCGCAGTATCCCGACATCGCGGCGGGGTTAGACGAGCTGGACCACGCCGGAGGCCTCGAGGCGTACGTCGCGATCGACGGCCGCGCGGCCGGGGTCGTGGAATACGCGGACCGCCTGCGCCCGGAGCTCCATGCCGCCATGGCGCAGCTCGCGCGCTTGGGCCTAACGGACTCCGTGCTCTTGTCGGGCGACCGCGTGGCCAACGCGCGCGCGGTCGCCGCTGCCGCCGGCATCGAAGAAATTGCCGGCGACCTCATGCCCGAAGACAAGGTGGACGCGGTTCGACGACTGGTCGCCGAGGGCCGCGGCGTGCTCATGGTCGGCGACGGCACCAACGACGCGCCGGCGCTCAGCGCCGCGACGGTGGGCGTGGCGCTCGCCGGACATGGCGGCGGCATCACGGCCGAAGCGGCCGACGTCGTGGTCCTGACCGACGATCTGCGTTCGGTACCCGAGGTCATTGGCATTGGCCGCCGCACCATGCGCATCGCGCGCCAGAGCATCCGGGTCGGCCTCGGCCTGAGCGGACTCGCCATGGTATTCGCCGCGTTCGGCCTCATCGCCCCGGCCGTCGGTGCCGTGCTCCAGGAGATCATCGACATCGCGGTCATCGTCAATGCGCTTCGGGCACGTCGGCCCGGCCCATCGTCACCTGCGCAACGCACCGGCGGGGGGGCCGGGGAATGCGTCAGTGCCCCACGTCGGGGCGTTGCACGACATGGCGTCGGGTGA
- a CDS encoding sensor histidine kinase encodes MNRGLTSVVRRLLRLPLAAKLAGANALLLLVAFAGFDAAYRGPLAWPAMAIAVIAVLLGVGINIGLVTVALRPLHDLHTTAERVSHGDLAARVPTSLVADAALDRVSSTFNLLLDRVMAERERIRQLASQAIEAGDRERAALAAELHDSTAQSIAGISYQLSAAERMSKDPEVTARLVAVREAVNGILEGVRLLSHTVYPRILDDLGLASALRELGKSMAVDIGPAISVEVSEFAQSAAKRLPVERAAVLYRVAQESLRNALRHANASRILVRLDATADTFTLVVQDDGVGFDPAQPGIESSGLGLFTARERVSLAQGSFDLVTRPGSGTTVTASIPAMLAAVAPRRASY; translated from the coding sequence ATGAATCGCGGCCTGACGAGCGTCGTTAGGCGTCTGCTCCGGCTGCCTCTGGCGGCGAAGCTGGCGGGCGCCAACGCGCTTCTGTTGCTGGTGGCATTCGCCGGATTCGACGCCGCGTACCGCGGTCCCCTCGCGTGGCCGGCAATGGCGATCGCGGTCATCGCGGTGCTGCTCGGCGTCGGGATCAACATCGGGCTCGTGACGGTCGCGTTGAGGCCGCTGCACGACCTGCACACTACGGCCGAGCGCGTCTCGCACGGGGATCTGGCTGCGCGCGTCCCCACCTCTCTGGTCGCGGACGCGGCGCTCGACCGGGTGAGCAGCACCTTCAACCTGCTCCTCGACCGTGTGATGGCCGAGCGCGAGCGCATCCGACAACTGGCGTCCCAAGCGATCGAGGCCGGCGACCGCGAGCGCGCCGCCCTCGCCGCCGAGCTGCACGATTCGACCGCCCAGTCCATCGCGGGTATTTCCTACCAGCTCAGTGCCGCCGAACGGATGAGCAAGGATCCGGAGGTCACCGCCCGGTTGGTGGCCGTTCGCGAAGCGGTGAACGGGATTCTCGAGGGAGTGCGCCTGCTGTCTCACACCGTTTATCCACGCATTCTCGATGACCTGGGCCTCGCGAGCGCCTTGCGTGAGCTCGGGAAAAGTATGGCAGTGGACATCGGTCCGGCCATCAGCGTGGAGGTGTCGGAGTTCGCCCAATCCGCGGCCAAGCGGCTGCCTGTCGAGCGCGCTGCGGTATTGTATCGTGTGGCGCAGGAATCGTTGCGCAACGCGTTGCGGCATGCGAACGCGTCACGCATCCTTGTGCGTCTCGACGCCACTGCGGACACGTTCACCCTTGTGGTGCAGGACGATGGAGTGGGGTTCGACCCGGCCCAACCGGGGATCGAATCGTCGGGGTTGGGCTTGTTCACGGCGCGTGAGCGCGTCAGCTTGGCTCAGGGCAGCTTCGAT
- a CDS encoding BON domain-containing protein encodes MKTDAQLGADVAQELRWTLGDRAPRISVAVAHGVVALSGSVNDTVEKRAAGGAVERVCGVRAIKNVIAVRPARQHARPDRQDDLSRSGAAREPRDHGTTRSQVNAHCLSETRHVYSDP; translated from the coding sequence ATGAAGACCGACGCACAACTCGGAGCGGATGTGGCCCAAGAACTCCGCTGGACCCTCGGAGACCGCGCGCCGCGGATCTCGGTGGCCGTGGCCCATGGCGTCGTTGCATTGTCCGGATCGGTCAATGACACCGTCGAGAAGCGCGCGGCCGGCGGAGCGGTCGAGCGCGTGTGCGGTGTGCGCGCCATCAAGAACGTGATCGCCGTGCGACCGGCGCGACAACATGCACGGCCTGATCGCCAGGATGATCTCTCCCGATCGGGTGCCGCGCGTGAGCCGCGCGACCACGGCACCACGCGGTCACAAGTGAACGCCCACTGTCTTTCGGAGACGCGACATGTCTACAGCGACCCGTGA
- a CDS encoding universal stress protein: MSAILLATHGGESADGATRVASLLARRLGVPLRAVVVLEPLALIGDGYSNTYAPTPDDIETIKAALVAAVTEQFVRCGVQDCDSEFRIGVSVSEIASLAQALGASLIVVGLGSHRIIDRALGGETALHLAQVAATPVLAVPADATTIPQRAMVALDFSPTSLLAARTVATWMQPGDALHLVHVVAPEDFAPNAMAAAGGDSGAARLAQATATLRAATHAGIDASQVAGDPARALLERARELDADLIALGSHGYGIWKRLLLGSVASKIIRLSPRAVLVAPIACLATLAGAGPAVQSPAAAGSTASPPA, from the coding sequence TGGCGTGCCTCTGCGCGCCGTCGTCGTGCTGGAGCCGCTTGCGCTGATCGGTGACGGGTACAGCAACACGTACGCGCCCACGCCTGACGACATCGAAACCATCAAAGCTGCTTTGGTGGCGGCAGTCACGGAGCAGTTCGTCCGGTGCGGCGTGCAGGACTGCGACTCCGAGTTTCGCATCGGCGTGTCGGTTTCCGAGATTGCCAGCCTTGCTCAGGCGTTAGGCGCGAGCCTCATTGTCGTCGGGCTCGGATCGCACCGCATCATTGACCGCGCGCTCGGCGGCGAGACGGCACTGCATCTGGCGCAGGTCGCGGCGACGCCGGTGCTGGCGGTACCCGCCGATGCCACGACGATTCCACAGCGCGCGATGGTGGCGCTCGACTTCAGTCCGACGAGTCTGCTCGCCGCGCGGACCGTCGCGACCTGGATGCAGCCGGGCGACGCGCTGCACCTGGTGCACGTCGTGGCGCCGGAGGATTTCGCGCCTAACGCAATGGCGGCGGCCGGCGGCGATTCGGGTGCGGCCCGCCTCGCTCAGGCGACCGCCACGCTGCGCGCCGCGACGCACGCCGGGATCGACGCCTCGCAGGTTGCCGGCGATCCGGCACGGGCCCTCCTCGAGCGCGCTCGAGAGCTCGACGCCGACCTGATTGCGCTCGGCAGCCACGGATACGGCATCTGGAAGCGACTGCTGCTCGGCAGCGTCGCCTCGAAGATCATCCGTCTTTCTCCCCGGGCTGTGCTCGTCGCGCCCATCGCATGTCTGGCGACGCTGGCCGGCGCCGGGCCGGCCGTCCAGTCGCCAGCGGCCGCCGGCTCGACGGCGTCCCCTCCTGCCTAA
- a CDS encoding flavodoxin domain-containing protein produces the protein MSSHHIAIVYGTKYGQTTKIAERMKEVLTAAGHAVRIGCADALSGQFTALDYDGVIIGGSVIAGHHQRYLERFVRVHRDALNGMPSAFFSVSGSAAGAKEQDQANARRVLVAFLTKTGWHPRMTATIGGAMAFTKYGVFTRMLLKRISRRAGGPTDTSRDYELTDWDQVARFAGEFAASLPEPAVAGGTPA, from the coding sequence ATGTCTTCACATCACATCGCAATTGTCTACGGCACGAAGTACGGGCAGACCACGAAGATCGCCGAACGGATGAAGGAGGTCCTGACGGCCGCGGGTCACGCGGTGCGGATAGGCTGTGCCGATGCGCTCTCTGGTCAGTTTACGGCGCTCGACTACGATGGCGTGATCATCGGCGGATCGGTGATTGCCGGCCACCACCAGCGCTATCTCGAGCGATTCGTTCGCGTCCACCGGGACGCGTTGAACGGGATGCCGTCGGCTTTCTTCTCGGTGAGCGGCTCAGCCGCGGGCGCCAAAGAACAGGATCAGGCGAACGCGCGGCGCGTCCTGGTCGCGTTTCTGACGAAGACCGGTTGGCACCCGCGCATGACGGCGACGATCGGGGGTGCCATGGCGTTCACGAAATACGGCGTGTTCACGCGGATGCTGCTCAAGCGCATCAGCCGCCGGGCCGGCGGCCCAACTGACACCTCGCGCGACTACGAGCTCACCGATTGGGACCAGGTCGCGAGGTTCGCCGGTGAATTCGCGGCGTCGCTGCCGGAGCCCGCCGTCGCCGGCGGCACACCGGCCTAA